Proteins from one Listeria weihenstephanensis genomic window:
- a CDS encoding urease accessory protein UreD, with protein sequence MEKWTGILELGIASKDGKSVPADVYFQGALKVMRPQYLDESGQVVYFILNPGGGYVDGDRYRIAVTLEDYAELMLTTQSATKVYKTPTGEVRQDTEITLGKHSTLEFISDPVIAYEEARYIQNQVVHMDATANLFYSEMITPGWAKKQDGFRYEKLLLKNQVYVDGKLAVIDAFRLTPASGLLHEMGMLEGFSHVGSLLVVTQGIDEEFMHDFQEELKEAFPALRFGISLLNVSGFSARILADSTQELEHFIAYCNRYVRKRCFGKGPLLLRKY encoded by the coding sequence ATGGAGAAATGGACAGGAATTTTAGAATTGGGTATTGCATCAAAAGATGGTAAATCAGTGCCGGCAGATGTGTATTTTCAAGGTGCGCTGAAGGTGATGCGACCGCAGTATTTGGATGAGTCTGGGCAGGTTGTCTATTTCATTTTGAATCCTGGTGGTGGGTACGTCGATGGGGATCGTTATCGGATTGCGGTGACACTCGAGGATTACGCGGAATTGATGTTGACGACGCAATCGGCGACGAAGGTTTATAAGACGCCAACGGGTGAGGTACGCCAAGATACGGAGATAACGCTTGGTAAGCATAGTACGCTTGAGTTTATTTCAGACCCGGTGATTGCGTATGAAGAGGCGCGTTATATTCAAAATCAAGTGGTGCATATGGATGCGACGGCGAATCTCTTTTATAGTGAAATGATTACGCCAGGCTGGGCTAAAAAGCAAGACGGTTTTCGCTATGAGAAACTATTGTTGAAAAATCAAGTGTATGTGGACGGGAAATTGGCGGTCATTGATGCCTTCCGTTTGACGCCTGCCAGCGGTTTATTGCATGAAATGGGGATGCTAGAAGGTTTCTCACATGTAGGATCGCTGTTGGTGGTGACGCAAGGAATTGACGAGGAGTTTATGCATGATTTCCAAGAAGAGCTGAAAGAGGCGTTTCCAGCACTTCGATTCGGGATTTCCTTACTCAATGTTAGCGGTTTTTCCGCGCGTATTTTAGCTGATTCGACACAAGAGTTGGAGCATTTTATCGCGTATTGCAATCGGTATGTTCGCAAGCGTTGTTTTGGAAAAGGCCCACTATTACTGAGAAAATATTAA
- the dnaE gene encoding DNA polymerase III subunit alpha — MKFVHLQVATAYDLLSSTAAIDNIIEKAKQFHYPAVAITDHNVMYGVIEFYQKCHAAGIKPLIGMTISIEGVTQPLETHELLLLAKTTQGYRNLLKISSAIETREETKLPIKWLESYKEGLLLFSPGMTGEVERLIGQGLHDDAHIVIAKWREIADDANFYMALQKENPQYEAIRSFCETEGIPAVATKNVQYLEPKGIRSTEILRAIRDNETVSWQNLPNAGGAYFASPEEMEALFTTPFEKEALALTGEIADMCDVEIAMDQHLLPKFPLAEGFEAGPVLKDLCYEALKKRVSNLSAVYWERLDYELNVIQDMGFSDYFLIVWDVMKYARESDILTGPGRGSAAGSLVSFVLQITDVDPIEYQLLFERFLNPERVSMPDIDLDFPDNRRDEVISYVVEKYGTQHVAQIGTFGTLAAKAAIRDTARTFGLNSVQLTDWSKLISRELGMTLTKAYEQSTALQRHIISSEQNQLIWEIANEIEGLPRHISTHAAGVVISDKPLVDQIALQKGSGDALLTQFAMGDLEKIGLLKMDFLGLRNLTLLDRTIKNVNYLRDTPLTIQDIPLDDAKTLQIFQKGDTTGIFQFESDGIRRVLKHLRPTSFEDIVATNALYRPGPMEQIDTFIARKHGKQEIVYPHPDLEPILGVTYGIIVYQEQIIQVASQMAGFSLGEADLLRRAVSKKKADVLEEERIHFVTGASQKGYTKESANQVYDLIVRFANYGFNRSHAVAYSKIAFQLAYLKANYPAAFMASLLSAVIGNDDKISQYMTEAKNYGIKMKGPSINRSYYHFQVEGDAIRFSLRVIRKVPSKFVMAIVNERKGAPFLDFFDFCERMPQKQLTKQVLEALIYAGCFDEFGKDRATYMASMDAALQYVHLLGDDEKGINLFTTDDELFSKMKPKYREASPLALDTKLEKEKEYVGQYVSAHPVTFYQDKLKLLEITALSQVKSGKNYKVAAYIHDIKSIRTKKGESMCFLTISDDSREMSAVMFPETYRKYADLAQKGLIVLLQAKVDQRNGELQLVINKAENVKDIEVPKRAFLRIKDVSKLEQLKTILLANRGDISVILHDETTKITTQLQPKFCINGSPETIKTITEFLGEGNFIIR, encoded by the coding sequence ATGAAATTCGTTCACTTACAAGTCGCAACAGCGTACGATCTTCTATCGAGCACAGCGGCTATCGACAATATCATTGAAAAAGCAAAACAATTTCATTATCCGGCCGTGGCAATCACGGATCATAATGTGATGTACGGTGTGATTGAGTTTTACCAAAAATGTCATGCTGCGGGAATTAAGCCACTCATCGGAATGACAATCTCCATAGAAGGCGTGACACAACCACTCGAAACCCACGAACTCCTCCTGCTTGCCAAAACAACACAAGGTTACCGAAATCTATTAAAAATTTCAAGCGCTATCGAAACGCGTGAGGAAACTAAATTACCAATAAAATGGCTAGAATCATACAAAGAAGGACTCCTACTATTTTCTCCAGGAATGACAGGTGAAGTCGAGCGTCTCATTGGACAGGGTTTACATGATGATGCCCATATTGTTATTGCAAAATGGCGCGAGATTGCCGATGATGCTAACTTTTATATGGCGTTACAAAAAGAAAATCCGCAATATGAGGCTATTCGTTCGTTTTGCGAAACAGAGGGGATTCCAGCTGTAGCAACGAAAAACGTCCAATACTTGGAGCCAAAAGGTATCCGTAGTACCGAAATTTTACGGGCAATCCGTGATAATGAAACGGTGTCATGGCAAAATTTACCGAATGCTGGTGGAGCTTATTTTGCTTCGCCGGAGGAAATGGAAGCGTTATTTACAACACCATTTGAAAAAGAAGCCCTCGCATTAACTGGGGAAATAGCAGACATGTGTGACGTCGAAATTGCGATGGATCAACATTTGCTTCCTAAATTCCCGCTAGCAGAAGGGTTCGAAGCTGGGCCAGTATTAAAGGACTTATGTTACGAGGCACTCAAAAAACGAGTGAGCAATCTTAGTGCCGTCTATTGGGAACGCCTGGATTACGAGTTGAATGTTATCCAAGATATGGGCTTCTCTGATTATTTCCTCATTGTCTGGGACGTCATGAAGTACGCGCGCGAAAGTGATATTTTAACAGGCCCAGGTCGTGGTTCCGCCGCTGGTTCACTGGTTTCTTTCGTATTACAAATCACAGATGTCGATCCGATAGAGTACCAACTTTTATTTGAACGATTTTTAAATCCAGAACGAGTAAGTATGCCGGATATTGACTTAGATTTTCCAGATAACCGTCGTGATGAGGTTATTTCGTATGTCGTCGAAAAATACGGGACGCAACATGTCGCTCAAATTGGCACATTTGGAACGCTCGCAGCCAAGGCGGCAATCCGCGATACAGCGCGGACGTTTGGACTCAACTCCGTTCAATTAACCGACTGGTCTAAACTTATATCACGGGAACTCGGAATGACACTCACAAAGGCGTATGAACAGTCTACAGCCTTACAACGCCACATTATTAGTTCGGAACAAAACCAGCTTATTTGGGAAATTGCGAACGAAATTGAAGGCCTGCCGCGCCACATCTCAACCCACGCAGCTGGAGTTGTTATCAGTGATAAACCGCTAGTCGATCAAATAGCCCTGCAAAAAGGGAGTGGGGATGCACTTTTAACCCAGTTTGCGATGGGAGACCTTGAGAAAATCGGACTCTTAAAAATGGACTTTTTGGGGCTTCGAAATCTAACATTACTCGATCGAACGATAAAAAATGTAAACTATCTCCGCGACACGCCATTAACCATACAGGATATCCCGCTAGATGATGCAAAAACCCTTCAAATTTTTCAAAAAGGTGATACAACAGGGATTTTTCAGTTTGAATCAGATGGAATCAGGCGCGTACTCAAGCATTTGCGCCCGACTTCCTTTGAAGATATCGTCGCGACCAATGCACTGTATCGTCCAGGCCCGATGGAGCAAATTGATACATTTATCGCGCGAAAACACGGGAAGCAAGAAATAGTTTATCCTCACCCTGATTTAGAGCCAATTTTAGGCGTGACTTATGGGATCATTGTTTACCAAGAGCAAATCATCCAAGTCGCCTCCCAGATGGCTGGATTTTCACTCGGAGAAGCCGATTTATTGCGTCGTGCAGTGAGCAAGAAAAAGGCGGATGTACTAGAAGAAGAACGGATACATTTTGTCACTGGTGCTAGTCAAAAGGGCTATACAAAAGAAAGCGCAAACCAAGTGTACGACCTAATCGTGCGTTTTGCCAATTATGGTTTTAATAGAAGTCACGCCGTCGCCTATTCGAAAATCGCCTTTCAACTTGCTTATCTAAAAGCTAATTATCCCGCAGCATTTATGGCCTCTTTGCTCAGCGCAGTGATTGGAAACGACGATAAAATTAGCCAATATATGACCGAAGCAAAAAATTATGGCATCAAAATGAAAGGTCCATCGATTAACCGCAGTTATTATCATTTTCAAGTAGAAGGTGATGCGATTCGCTTTAGCTTGCGCGTGATTCGTAAAGTGCCAAGTAAGTTTGTGATGGCGATCGTGAACGAACGAAAAGGCGCGCCATTCCTAGATTTCTTTGATTTTTGCGAACGGATGCCTCAAAAACAACTGACAAAACAAGTCCTAGAGGCTCTCATATACGCGGGATGTTTTGATGAATTTGGTAAAGATCGTGCTACTTATATGGCTTCCATGGATGCGGCGCTGCAATACGTCCACTTACTCGGCGATGATGAGAAGGGGATCAATCTCTTTACCACGGATGACGAACTTTTCAGCAAAATGAAGCCGAAATACCGTGAAGCAAGTCCGCTAGCATTAGATACGAAACTGGAAAAAGAGAAGGAGTATGTGGGACAATACGTTTCCGCGCACCCCGTCACTTTTTATCAAGATAAATTAAAACTTCTCGAAATTACAGCTTTATCGCAAGTGAAATCGGGTAAAAATTATAAAGTTGCGGCGTACATTCATGACATAAAATCAATCCGCACCAAAAAAGGCGAGTCGATGTGTTTCCTCACAATCAGCGATGATAGCCGTGAAATGAGCGCTGTCATGTTTCCTGAGACATACCGGAAATACGCCGATCTAGCCCAAAAAGGACTTATTGTTCTACTTCAAGCAAAAGTAGATCAGCGAAATGGCGAGTTACAATTAGTCATCAATAAAGCAGAGAACGTCAAAGATATTGAAGTTCCCAAGAGAGCCTTTTTAAGAATCAAGGATGTGTCGAAGCTGGAGCAACTAAAAACGATTTTGCTTGCAAATAGAGGCGATATTTCTGTTATTTTACATGATGAAACAACAAAAATAACGACGCAATTACAGCCCAAATTTTGCATTAATGGAAGCCCAGAAACGATAAAAACAATAACAGAATTTCTTGGAGAAGGAAATTTTATCATTCGTTAG
- the accD gene encoding acetyl-CoA carboxylase, carboxyltransferase subunit beta → MLGDLFTKPKKRKYATIPSDGSKPDVPEGIMTKCPSCKKIMYSKELQKNMKVCTYCGYHHSLGAQERVAYLVDEGSFQELDGNLTTANPLQFEDYMDRIVKDKQKTGLNEAILTGTATIASLPFVVAVMDSRFRMASMGSVVGEKILRGVEKADKLGVPFIIFTASGGARMQEGMVSLMQMAKTSAAFKRFSNHGGLAISIMTHPTTGGVSASFASLGDYNFAEPGAMIGFAGRRVIEQTVREDLPEDFQTAEFLLKHGQLDNVISRLDMRETLRFLLDIHTKKEDSINGK, encoded by the coding sequence TTGTTAGGAGATTTATTTACAAAACCAAAGAAGAGAAAATATGCCACGATTCCATCAGACGGCTCGAAACCTGATGTTCCAGAAGGAATCATGACGAAATGTCCATCGTGCAAGAAAATTATGTACTCCAAAGAATTGCAGAAGAATATGAAAGTATGCACCTATTGCGGATATCACCACTCTCTTGGCGCTCAAGAACGAGTGGCTTATTTAGTGGACGAAGGCTCATTCCAAGAGTTAGACGGGAATTTGACAACAGCGAATCCATTACAGTTTGAAGATTATATGGATAGAATTGTAAAAGATAAACAGAAAACAGGTTTAAATGAGGCGATTTTAACAGGTACCGCAACGATAGCATCTTTACCATTTGTTGTAGCGGTGATGGATTCCCGATTCAGAATGGCAAGCATGGGCTCTGTTGTCGGTGAAAAAATACTGCGCGGCGTTGAAAAAGCAGACAAACTTGGCGTTCCATTCATCATTTTTACAGCATCAGGTGGGGCGAGAATGCAAGAAGGAATGGTTTCACTCATGCAAATGGCGAAAACATCCGCTGCATTCAAACGATTTAGCAATCATGGTGGGCTTGCAATCTCGATCATGACGCATCCTACAACAGGAGGCGTGTCAGCGAGTTTCGCGTCACTAGGTGATTATAATTTTGCAGAACCTGGCGCTATGATTGGTTTTGCCGGTCGTCGTGTCATCGAACAAACGGTACGTGAAGATTTACCAGAAGACTTCCAAACTGCGGAATTTTTGCTGAAACACGGTCAGCTTGATAATGTCATTTCGCGCCTTGATATGCGGGAAACTCTGCGCTTCCTCCTAGATATCCATACGAAAAAGGAGGACTCGATCAATGGCAAATGA
- a CDS encoding ABC transporter ATP-binding protein — protein MARNKFDVDEELESEFNLAHLKRIMVFVKPYRKPIYMTLFVILLANVATMLGPYLTKVVIDTAIPEKNMTLLAWIGVVFLLSVIVTGICMRYRIGAITRIGQDILKDMRASIFEHLQKLPFAYFDSRPHGKILIRVVNYINMLSDLLSNGLINLISDVLSVVVTLAFMFAIDVKMTLYSLILLPVLFVMVMFIKNAQRRAYQKLSNKQSNLNAYIHESIAGIKVTQSFSREKENHEIFTEVSDAYRDSWMKAVKIQFLLWPGVQNIAVITTCLIYFVGIKGLGVEVSTGTLVAFVGYVGNFWNPVINIGNFYNSLITATAYLERIFETMDVEPDIKDMPNARQMPVIKGNVRFDSVRFRYEEGKDILKGISFDVKAGESIALVGPTGAGKTTVINLLSRFYDINEGKILIDGEDISEVTLRSLREQMGVMLQDTFIFSGTILENIRYGKLDATEEEVIAAAKIVRAHDFISALKGGYHAEVKERGSTLSAGQRQLISFARALLADPKILILDEATSSIDTQTEMLLQEGLEKLLEGRTSFIIAHRLSTIKNSSRIFYIDNGRVQEAGSHAELMEKKGYYYQLYQAQFDMLQAL, from the coding sequence ATGGCGCGCAATAAGTTTGATGTGGATGAGGAGTTAGAATCAGAATTTAATTTAGCCCATTTGAAACGGATTATGGTATTCGTGAAGCCTTACAGAAAGCCAATTTATATGACGCTGTTCGTTATTTTACTTGCCAATGTAGCGACGATGTTGGGGCCTTATTTAACAAAAGTTGTTATCGATACAGCGATTCCAGAAAAAAATATGACATTGCTTGCTTGGATTGGCGTCGTTTTTCTGCTATCGGTCATTGTGACAGGTATATGTATGAGATACCGCATTGGGGCAATCACACGAATTGGACAGGATATTTTAAAAGACATGCGGGCGTCCATTTTCGAGCATCTGCAAAAACTTCCGTTCGCGTATTTTGATAGCCGTCCGCATGGTAAAATTTTAATCCGAGTCGTCAATTATATCAATATGCTCAGCGACTTACTCTCAAATGGCTTAATCAACCTGATTTCTGATGTTTTGAGCGTGGTTGTGACGTTGGCATTTATGTTTGCCATCGATGTCAAGATGACGCTCTACAGCTTGATTTTACTCCCAGTTTTGTTTGTAATGGTGATGTTTATCAAAAATGCCCAACGTCGAGCGTATCAAAAACTGAGCAACAAGCAATCTAATTTAAACGCGTATATTCATGAAAGTATCGCAGGCATCAAAGTGACACAATCTTTCTCGCGTGAAAAAGAAAACCATGAAATTTTTACAGAAGTTAGCGATGCGTATCGCGATTCTTGGATGAAGGCCGTCAAAATTCAATTTTTGCTTTGGCCAGGTGTACAAAATATCGCGGTTATCACGACATGCCTCATTTATTTTGTAGGTATTAAAGGGCTCGGCGTCGAAGTTTCTACTGGGACGCTCGTTGCATTCGTTGGTTATGTCGGTAACTTTTGGAACCCAGTTATTAATATCGGGAATTTCTATAATTCCTTGATCACCGCGACGGCTTACCTTGAGCGTATTTTTGAGACGATGGACGTGGAGCCAGATATTAAAGATATGCCAAATGCGCGTCAAATGCCAGTTATCAAGGGAAATGTGCGCTTTGATTCCGTTCGTTTCCGCTACGAAGAAGGCAAGGATATTTTAAAAGGAATTTCATTTGATGTCAAAGCAGGCGAAAGTATCGCGCTCGTTGGTCCAACGGGAGCTGGGAAAACCACTGTTATCAACTTGCTGAGCCGTTTTTATGATATCAATGAAGGGAAGATTCTAATTGATGGAGAAGATATTTCAGAAGTGACGCTGCGTTCATTGCGGGAACAGATGGGCGTGATGTTGCAGGATACATTCATTTTTTCAGGCACAATTTTAGAAAATATTCGTTACGGGAAGCTGGATGCGACGGAAGAAGAAGTGATTGCAGCCGCAAAAATTGTCCGAGCGCACGACTTCATTTCAGCGCTAAAAGGTGGCTATCACGCGGAGGTAAAAGAACGAGGTAGCACACTTTCCGCAGGGCAAAGACAGCTGATTTCCTTCGCGCGCGCCTTGTTAGCAGATCCGAAAATCCTTATTTTAGATGAAGCAACATCAAGCATTGACACACAAACAGAAATGCTATTGCAAGAAGGACTGGAGAAACTCCTAGAAGGACGGACATCATTCATCATCGCACACCGACTTTCGACAATCAAAAACAGTTCACGAATTTTCTATATTGATAACGGACGCGTGCAAGAAGCAGGTAGTCATGCGGAATTGATGGAGAAAAAGGGATATTACTATCAGCTTTATCAGGCACAGTTCGACATGTTACAAGCATTGTAG
- a CDS encoding urea transporter, which yields MGENDGIVSPTSVLKGISQVLLIENVWSGFLILIGLCLASMEVGITALVASCLGTATAYLIGANKAKINQGLYGFSSVLTGIACLLFLDGASKYVAAFIGAVIAVFFTVAFQSIAARFNLPALTFPFIAVTWCIILASYAMTHVHLSDAIAVTPIQQMTDNPQTVDVFGALFKDFGEVFLQDSYLCSLFILAGIAVSGWRNTIMAVAGVIISIIVVYICGLNLHSLEMGLYSYNTILTMIAMGSAFYTKIRGGYVYVIIAGIVTVLMTPVITIMLEPLGLPALTMPFVVTTWLFLTITESMKKGEY from the coding sequence GTGGGGGAGAATGATGGGATTGTATCGCCTACAAGTGTTTTAAAAGGTATTTCGCAAGTGCTGCTGATTGAAAATGTGTGGAGCGGTTTTCTTATTTTAATCGGCCTATGCCTGGCTTCGATGGAAGTTGGCATTACCGCGCTTGTAGCAAGTTGTCTTGGGACGGCGACAGCCTATTTGATTGGTGCGAACAAGGCAAAAATTAATCAAGGTTTGTATGGTTTTAGCTCTGTTTTGACGGGGATTGCGTGTTTGCTTTTCTTAGATGGGGCTTCAAAATATGTGGCAGCGTTCATTGGCGCTGTTATCGCTGTCTTTTTCACGGTTGCATTTCAGAGTATCGCTGCTCGCTTTAACTTGCCAGCGCTCACTTTTCCGTTTATCGCGGTGACGTGGTGTATTATTTTGGCGAGTTATGCAATGACTCATGTTCATTTGAGTGATGCGATAGCGGTAACGCCGATTCAACAAATGACAGATAATCCGCAAACGGTGGATGTTTTTGGTGCCTTATTTAAAGATTTTGGTGAGGTATTTTTGCAAGATAGCTACCTTTGCTCGCTCTTTATTTTAGCGGGGATCGCGGTTTCAGGCTGGCGTAACACGATTATGGCGGTTGCGGGTGTGATTATTAGTATTATCGTTGTGTATATTTGTGGCTTGAATTTGCATAGTTTGGAAATGGGGCTTTATTCGTATAATACGATTTTGACGATGATTGCGATGGGCTCGGCATTTTACACGAAAATCCGTGGTGGTTACGTGTACGTCATTATTGCAGGAATTGTGACGGTATTGATGACGCCGGTAATTACAATTATGCTGGAACCGCTTGGATTACCAGCTTTAACAATGCCGTTCGTCGTGACAACTTGGCTTTTCTTGACGATTACGGAAAGTATGAAAAAAGGCGAATATTAA
- a CDS encoding helix-turn-helix domain-containing protein: MLKINTTTFNPQILYVADCYMNEPRTGTKHHHDFIEMSIIYSGSVSYNINNKIYHLKAGDVLLFNPGVDHFEFSKEATPNTQIHIGFRHFSLEGYPRDTFPFKTSVIQLGENKTRFMETCNQLLTEKSHEKPGYDLMLKALVMHLIIYILRDADPEQLENNGFKLSTEAQEKQSLVNEIIHYMEKHHTEDVTLSSLSQTMYISPTYISKIFKEETGDSPINYLIKIRLARAHDLLASQDVTVKEAAKLVGYNDAFYFSKLFKKYYGFPPSDVLKKTS, encoded by the coding sequence ATGCTAAAAATCAACACCACAACCTTCAACCCACAAATCCTTTACGTCGCCGATTGCTACATGAACGAGCCCCGTACAGGAACCAAGCACCACCACGACTTCATCGAAATGAGTATTATCTATTCTGGCAGCGTCAGCTACAATATAAACAACAAAATATACCACCTAAAAGCAGGCGATGTCCTCCTTTTCAATCCCGGTGTTGACCATTTCGAATTTTCAAAAGAAGCGACGCCAAATACTCAAATCCACATCGGTTTCCGCCATTTTTCACTCGAAGGCTATCCTCGCGATACTTTCCCGTTCAAAACATCCGTGATTCAACTTGGCGAAAATAAAACCCGATTCATGGAAACTTGCAACCAACTCCTCACCGAGAAATCCCATGAAAAACCTGGATACGATCTCATGCTAAAAGCGCTTGTTATGCACCTTATCATCTATATTCTGCGCGACGCGGATCCAGAACAACTCGAAAATAATGGCTTCAAACTCTCCACCGAAGCGCAAGAAAAACAATCACTCGTCAACGAAATTATTCACTATATGGAAAAGCATCACACGGAGGATGTCACGCTTTCCAGTCTTTCCCAAACAATGTACATCAGCCCAACTTATATTTCTAAAATTTTTAAAGAAGAAACCGGCGATTCGCCAATCAATTACCTTATCAAAATTCGTCTGGCGCGCGCTCACGACTTACTTGCTTCCCAAGATGTCACCGTCAAAGAAGCCGCTAAACTCGTCGGATATAACGATGCCTTCTACTTTAGTAAACTTTTCAAAAAATACTACGGCTTCCCACCATCCGATGTCCTCAAAAAAACGAGCTAA
- a CDS encoding ABC transporter ATP-binding protein translates to MASLKWIWYYTKGKRGFVWLSVFFIVIASMLSMVYPLVGGKVIDIVIDQGKMGWLLPLLGIMIVTTFLRTILRYTYQIMFERVGQNALFQIREDLYKKLQSLDFAFFNNTRVGDIMARMTGDTDAIRHFVSWVVYNILENTFLFLFAIVVMASIDWKLTLALVIITPIIAILTIQMSKRAQPIFYEIRESFSRLNSMVEENISGNRVVKAFAREDYEIEKFKEHNEDFKQRNMDSADVSKKYLPVLDSLAGTLVIITLIYGGFLVIQDQMTLGDLVAFNGFLWMLNGPMRMSGWLINDAQRFVASSFKIRDMLETETKIPIRSEKEAPELKGFVEFQHVSFHFEDDPNTDVLSDISLTAAPGQTIAILGETGSGKSTLVNLICRFYDPTEGIILLDGVDARKWHVRELRDHIATVMQDIFLFSDTIEGNIAFGAPEATIEDVRRMARIADADHFIETMPESYDTIVGERGVGLSGGQKQRISLARALLKDPSILILDDTTSAVDMETEVKIQEELSQITQDKTTFIIAHRISSVKDADEILILDHGKIVERGTHVSLLEKKGYYYDIYQKQLGLEGNDNGAQ, encoded by the coding sequence ATGGCTAGTTTGAAATGGATTTGGTATTATACGAAAGGAAAAAGGGGATTTGTTTGGCTGTCGGTGTTTTTTATCGTTATTGCATCGATGCTCAGCATGGTTTATCCGCTGGTCGGTGGGAAGGTTATCGATATTGTAATTGATCAGGGGAAAATGGGCTGGTTGTTGCCACTCCTTGGGATCATGATTGTGACGACGTTTTTGCGAACGATTTTACGGTATACGTATCAGATTATGTTTGAGCGTGTGGGGCAAAATGCGCTTTTTCAAATTCGGGAGGACTTATATAAAAAATTGCAATCGCTTGATTTCGCTTTCTTCAACAATACGCGGGTTGGAGATATTATGGCGCGAATGACGGGGGATACGGACGCGATTCGGCATTTTGTATCGTGGGTTGTCTATAATATCTTAGAGAACACTTTCTTGTTCCTGTTTGCGATTGTAGTGATGGCTTCGATCGACTGGAAATTAACGCTAGCGCTTGTTATTATAACTCCGATCATCGCGATTTTGACGATCCAAATGTCGAAGCGTGCGCAACCGATTTTTTACGAAATTCGGGAAAGTTTTTCGCGACTGAACTCGATGGTGGAGGAGAATATTAGCGGAAACCGGGTTGTGAAGGCCTTTGCTCGGGAGGATTATGAAATTGAGAAATTTAAGGAGCATAATGAGGATTTTAAACAACGAAACATGGATTCGGCGGATGTTTCTAAGAAGTACTTGCCAGTTCTGGATTCGCTTGCAGGCACTTTAGTGATTATTACGTTGATTTACGGTGGATTTCTCGTGATTCAAGATCAGATGACGCTGGGTGATTTAGTCGCTTTTAATGGGTTCTTATGGATGCTGAACGGGCCGATGCGGATGAGTGGCTGGTTGATTAATGATGCGCAGCGTTTTGTAGCTTCTTCGTTTAAAATTCGCGATATGCTAGAAACCGAGACGAAAATTCCGATTCGTTCGGAAAAAGAAGCGCCAGAATTAAAAGGTTTTGTGGAGTTTCAACACGTATCTTTTCATTTTGAGGATGATCCTAATACAGATGTACTTTCCGATATTTCGCTTACGGCCGCACCTGGTCAAACGATAGCGATTCTTGGTGAAACGGGTTCTGGGAAGTCGACATTGGTCAATTTGATTTGTCGATTTTATGATCCGACAGAAGGCATTATTTTGCTTGATGGTGTGGATGCGCGGAAATGGCATGTGCGTGAGCTTCGGGATCATATTGCAACGGTGATGCAAGACATTTTCTTGTTTTCCGATACGATTGAGGGAAATATTGCTTTTGGTGCGCCAGAAGCGACGATTGAAGATGTTCGGCGGATGGCGCGTATTGCAGACGCGGATCATTTTATTGAAACGATGCCTGAAAGCTACGATACGATTGTTGGAGAGCGTGGCGTCGGTTTGTCTGGTGGCCAGAAGCAGCGGATTTCACTTGCCAGAGCGCTTTTGAAAGATCCTTCCATTCTTATTTTGGATGACACAACATCGGCGGTTGATATGGAAACCGAAGTGAAAATTCAGGAGGAACTCAGTCAAATTACGCAGGATAAGACGACATTTATTATCGCGCATCGGATTTCGTCAGTGAAAGATGCGGATGAAATTTTGATTTTAGACCATGGGAAAATCGTAGAACGCGGAACACACGTGTCGCTACTTGAAAAGAAAGGCTATTACTATGATATTTACCAGAAACAACTAGGATTGGAGGGGAATGACAATGGCGCGCAATAA